In a genomic window of Sardina pilchardus chromosome 20, fSarPil1.1, whole genome shotgun sequence:
- the rps6ka5 gene encoding ribosomal protein S6 kinase alpha-5, with translation MPSTSLEGSSQEGDLFTVKHELKNTNLTGHVERVGIENFELLKVLGTGAYGKVFLVRKVSGHDAGKLYAMKVLKKATIIQKAKTAEHTRTERHVLEHIRQSPFLVTLHYAFQTDTKLHLILDYVNGGELFTHLVQSVHFKEQEVALYSGEIVLALEHLHKLGIVYRDLKLENILLDSHGHIVLTDFGLSKEFHEVERAYSVCGTIEYMAPEIVEGGESGHDKAVDWWSLGVLMYELLTGGSPFTVDGDENSHSDIAKRILKKEPPFPKDMSPLAKDIMQRFLVKDPKKRLGSGPSGAQAVKSHPFYQKINWEDLAAKKVPAPFKPVIRDELDVSNFAEEFTEMDPTYSPAALPQNCGRIFQGYSFMSPSILFKRNVVMDDPIQLCGGADRPGSAAVARSAMMKDSPFYLNYEVDLKESALGEGSFSICRRCTHKKTGQSYAVKIVSKRMEAQSQKEIAALKLCDGHPNIVKLHEIYHDQLHTYLVLELLRGGELLERIRRKQHFSETEASRIMRRLVSAVSHMHDVGVVHRDLKPENLLFTDDCEHSEIKVIDFGFARLKPPDNQLLKTPCFTLQYAAPEILTYDGYDESCDLWSLGVILYTMLSGQVPFQCQEKSLTHTSAEEIMRKIKQGDFSFEGEAWKSVSQQAKDLIQELLTVDPNKRIKMCGLRYNAWLQDDSQLSSNPLMTPDILGSSTASVHTCVKVTFNAFNKVKRQGFRLQTVDKAPLAKRRKMKKTSTSTDTRSSSSESTHSSSSSSQSQDKHSPAATATAATATGLADGAAESAPRPSTSTPLALCPEEETASLGKYEEEEEEEEEEEEEEGRGCHQPTPL, from the exons ATGCCGTCCACTTCGTTGGAAGGATCATCTCAAGAAGGTGACCTGTTTACTGTGAAGCACGAGCTAAAAAATA cCAACCTCACAGGTCACGTGGAGAGAGTCGGCATTGAGAATTTCGAGCTCCTGAAAGTCCTCGGCACTGGAG CGTATGGCAAGGTGTTCTTGGTGAGGAAAGTGAGTGGCCATGACGCGGGGAAGCTGTAcgccatgaaggtgctgaagaAGGCCACCATCATCCAGAAAGCCAAGACGGcggaacacacacgcaccgagCGCCACGTGCTGGAGCACATCCGCCAGTCGCCCTTCCTCGTCACCCTCCACTACGCCTTCCAGACAGACACCAAGCTCCACCTCATcctgg ATTATGTGAACGGAGGGGAGCTCTTCACACACCTGGTCCAGAGTGTCCACTTCAAAGAGCAGGAGGTGGCGCTGTACAGCGGCGAGATCGTGTTGGCCCTGGAGCATCTGCACAAG CTGGGGATTGTGTACCGGGACTTGAAGCTGGAGAACATCCTCTTGGACTCCCATGGACACATCGTCCTCACAGACTTCGGGCTTAGCAAAGAGTTCCACGAA GTGGAGCGAGCGTACTCTGTGTGTGGGACCATCGAATACATGGCCCCAGAGATTGTGGAGGGAGGAGAATCAGGCCACGACAAG gcagTGGACTGGTGGAGTTTGGGTGTGCTGATGTATGAGCTGCTGACGGGAGGCTCCCCCTTCACTGTGGACGGAGATGAGAACTCCCACTCCGACATCGCCAa gCGCATCCTCAAGAAGGAGCCTCCGTTCCCCAAGGACATGAGTCCCCTGGCCAAAGACATCATGCAGAGGTTCCTCGTCAAAGACCCAAAGAAGAGGCTGGGCTCGGGGCCCTCAGGGGCCCAGGCGGTGAAGAGTCACCCTTTCTACCAG AAAATCAATTGGGAAGATCTTGCAGCAAAGAAGGTTCCGGCTCCCTTCAAGCCTGTGATCCGGGATGAGCTGGATGTCAGCAACTTTGCCGAGGAGTTCACGGAGATGGATCCCACCTACTCCCCAGCAGCCCTGCCACAGAACTGTGGCCGCatcttccag ggCTACTCGTTCATGAGTCCCTCCATCCTGTTCAAGAGGAACGTGGTGATGGACGACCCCATCCAGCTGTGTGGAGGAGCGGACAGGCCGGGCTCGGCTGCTGTGGCCCGCAGCGCCATGATGAAG GACTCGCCGTTCTACCTGAACTATGAGGTGGACCTGAAGGAGTCGGCTCTGGGCGAAGGCAGCTTCTCCATCTGCAGGCGGTGCACCCACAAGAAGACGGGGCAGAGCTACGCCGTCAAGATCGTCAGTAAGAG GATGGAGGCTCAGTCGCAGAAGGAGATAGCAGCTCTGAAATTGTGCGATGGGCATCCGAACATCGTCAAGCTGCATGAAATTTACCACGACCAG CTGCACACGTACctggtgctggagctgctgcggGGAGGGGAGCTGCTGGAGCGTATCCGGCGGAAGCAGCACTTCAGCGAGACGGAGGCCAGCCGCATCATGAGACGCCTGGTGTCCGCCGTCAGCCACATGCACGACGTCGGCGTGGTGCACCGAGACCTCAAGCctgag AACTTGCTGTTTACGGATGACTGTGAGCACTCTGAGATCAAGGTGATCGACTTTGGCTTCGCCCGGCTCAAGCCCCCCGACAACCAGCTGCTGAAGACGCCCTGCTTCACCCTGCAGTACGCCGCGCCGGAGATCCTCACCTACGACGGCTACGACGAGTCCTGCGACCTCTGGAGCCTAGGGGTCATCCTG tacacGATGCTGTCGGGCCAGGTGCCCTTCCAGTGCCAGGAGAAGAGCTTGACCCACACGAGCGCCGAGGAGATCATGAGGAAGATTAAGCAGGGCGACTTCTCTTTCGAGGGGGAGGCCTGGAAGAGCGTCTCCCAGCAGGCCAAGGACCTGATCCAAG agctccTGACGGTGGACCCAAACAAGCGGATAAAGATGTGCGGCCTGCGCTACAACGCCTGGCTGCAGGACGACAGCCAGCTCTCGTCCAACCCCCTCATGACGCCGGACATCCTGGGCTCGTCTACCGCCTCGGTGCACACCTGCGTTAAAGTCACCTTCAAC GCCTTCAACAAGGTGAAGCGTCAGGGCTTCCGGCTGCAGACGGTGGACAAGGCGCCGCTGGCCAAGCGCCGCAAGATGAAGAAGACGAGCACGAGCACGGACACGCGCAGCAGCTCCAGCGAGAGCacgcactcctcctcctcctcctcgcagtCCCAGGACAAGCACTCCCCCGCCGCTACCGctaccgccgccaccgccacggGGCTCGCCGACGGAGCAGCCGAGTCCGCGCCTCGCCCTTCCACCAGCACGCCGCTGGCTCTCTGCCCCGAGGAGGAGACGGCGTCGCTGGGGAaatatgaagaggaggaggaggaggaagaggaggaggaggaggaggaagggcgaGGGTGTCACCAGCCTACACCGCTCTGA